The Peribacillus simplex genome contains a region encoding:
- a CDS encoding LolA family protein, which yields MKKMVMLFAGIMLLLALSACGQKSQSDVVSELNEKLGEMKGYKANAKMTLKMGTEPQVYNVEIWHKDPSFYRVNLKNEEKDQSQMILKNDDGVYVLTPALNKSFKFQSEWPENSSQAYLFESLVKDITEDKSATYKETDKHYVFETKTRYQNNKMLPYQEITINKKDLSPVSVKVMDPDKTALVLVEFSKVKFDTTFDKDSFDMKKNMTSAQLEAPVMAEVQNEGFAVKYPENIGDMNLTEEKEITTEKGERVVLTYEGTKSFTLVQEKAEVVQTSVSTNVNGEPVDLGYTVGAMTGNTIAWTFEGVDYMLASKDLTQEEMIEVARSVGEDPVK from the coding sequence ATGAAGAAGATGGTAATGCTTTTTGCAGGGATCATGCTCTTGCTTGCTCTTTCTGCTTGCGGCCAAAAATCACAGAGTGACGTAGTGAGTGAATTGAATGAGAAGCTTGGCGAAATGAAAGGATATAAAGCTAACGCGAAGATGACATTAAAGATGGGGACGGAACCTCAAGTGTATAATGTGGAGATTTGGCATAAGGACCCTTCTTTTTACCGCGTGAATCTGAAAAATGAAGAGAAGGATCAAAGCCAGATGATATTGAAAAATGATGATGGTGTATATGTTTTGACGCCAGCTTTGAATAAAAGTTTTAAATTTCAAAGCGAGTGGCCGGAGAACAGCAGTCAGGCCTATTTGTTCGAGTCGTTGGTGAAAGACATTACGGAAGATAAAAGTGCGACATATAAAGAAACGGATAAACATTATGTCTTTGAAACGAAAACGCGCTACCAAAACAATAAAATGTTGCCATATCAAGAGATTACTATAAACAAAAAGGATTTATCCCCAGTCAGTGTAAAAGTCATGGACCCCGATAAGACTGCATTGGTTCTCGTTGAATTCTCAAAAGTTAAATTCGATACGACTTTTGATAAAGATTCGTTTGATATGAAGAAAAACATGACAAGTGCACAACTTGAAGCGCCTGTTATGGCAGAAGTCCAAAATGAGGGGTTTGCGGTGAAATACCCTGAAAATATTGGTGATATGAATTTAACGGAAGAAAAAGAAATTACGACGGAAAAAGGAGAACGTGTCGTTTTGACCTATGAGGGTACAAAAAGTTTTACATTGGTCCAGGAAAAAGCTGAGGTAGTTCAAACATCCGTTTCGACGAATGTGAATGGAGAACCGGTTGATTTGGGTTATACTGTCGGAGCCATGACAGGGAATACGATTGCATGGACTTTTGAAGGTGTCGATTATATGCTTGCATCAAAGGATTTGACACAGGAAGAAATGATAGAAGTCGCCCGTTCGGTTGGGGAAGATCCAGTCAAATAG